The Allocoprobacillus halotolerans nucleotide sequence GCAACATATGGATTCATCGTACGATGTTTTTCAACGGTTGGTAATCCTTCATATAATGGAAATCTTTTTAACACATCTCCACATACAAAAGCTTGAATTGTTAAATCATATTGATGAAAGATTTTATTTTTTTCTTGAAAATAATCTAATGATAAGCCTGTTTCCTTATGAGGATAAAAATTATGTGTAACAGCAATGCGTTTCAAATCAATACCTGCTAGTTTAGCTCCTTGAAGATATTCTTCATCTATAACACTCGCATTTAACATTAAATAGAAATCTTTTTGTAAAGTTTTTATCATTTCATAATCATCAAAACCATAATCTAATCTCAAAGCCTCAAATCCCATTTCTTTAAGTTTTTGATAATGATGTGGTTGAATATTTAACTTTTCAAAAGTAGCTGGTGAAACATCAGGAACGACCTGTAAACCAAGTTTCTGGCATTGCTTGAAAAAGATTGGTAATTTTTGATCTAAATCAGAATAATCTTCTTCAGGAATATGTAATGAAGTAAAAACATATTCCACTCCACAATTTCTTGCATCTTCAAGATATTTTAAATCAAGATCTTGAAAATATATTGATATACCTAGCATATTGTTTTCCTCTATTCATTATTTGATAATGGTGCATGCATATACGCTTTAACAGGTGCTGATATACTTCCTTCAATCGCTCTCACTTTTAATTGAGCTTGATAATACTTTTGATAAGGAACATCATTTACTTTTCCATTAAAAATCGTATACTTCTTTAATGCATCAAACCATATTTGAACTTGTTCATCAGTCACTGTGACATAACATGTAGGTGTAAATCCTATGAGATCCTCACAGTTTTCTCCATACAACAATTGAATTTCTATTCCTTCTTTTCTCAATCTTTGAACGGCTGCAGTAACTGTTTCATATGTATAATAATGTCGTGGATGCATTGTACCTCTCCAATGAGTGACAACCAAATCAACTTTTTCTTTTTTAAAGTAATCCATGAGTATTCCTATGAATTCTTCTTGATCTGGAAGAGTTGCAGAAGTATATTTCATATTCAAACAATCACATAACATAGTTTTATCACATTCTATATTTTCTTGACGAATGTTATCTAGATATTCTTTTTTTCTTGTTCTGTAGCATCTTTACGATCTAATCTTCCTTCAGTCACATTGATCATTGTACAATGTGCGCCTTGCATTGCATACTTTATAAGTAATGGTC carries:
- a CDS encoding MupG family TIM beta-alpha barrel fold protein, translated to MLGISIYFQDLDLKYLEDARNCGVEYVFTSLHIPEEDYSDLDQKLPIFFKQCQKLGLQVVPDVSPATFEKLNIQPHHYQKLKEMGFEALRLDYGFDDYEMIKTLQKDFYLMLNASVIDEEYLQGAKLAGIDLKRIAVTHNFYPHKETGLSLDYFQEKNKIFHQYDLTIQAFVCGDVLKRFPLYEGLPTVEKHRTMNPYVAAVELIHDCGMKDIFIGDSQASIPTLKNIKAYMENGEMHIPCHLESQYAYLYNQKINVRKDQPEMIVRLSLPRLSNVPVFHNTMRQRGYIVMENQLAGRYSGEVYIIKEDLPFEARTNVIGFIHPEYVDIVDYIDAKTTIILERL
- a CDS encoding PIG-L deacetylase family protein codes for the protein MLCDCLNMKYTSATLPDQEEFIGILMDYFKKEKVDLVVTHWRGTMHPRHYYTYETVTAAVQRLRKEGIEIQLLYGENCEDLIGFTPTCYVTVTDEQVQIWFDALKKYTIFNGKVNDVPYQKYYQAQLKVRAIEGSISAPVKAYMHAPLSNNE